The proteins below are encoded in one region of Coffea arabica cultivar ET-39 chromosome 4c, Coffea Arabica ET-39 HiFi, whole genome shotgun sequence:
- the LOC113740297 gene encoding mitochondrial import inner membrane translocase subunit TIM14-3 translates to MSLPSSFMASPMIMFSAVGAAALGARQLIKSWQAFKAAPRVRRFYPGGFETTMTRREAALILGVRESAVVEKIKEAHRRVMVANHPDAGGSHYLASKINEAKEILMGRKKGASDSAF, encoded by the exons ATGAGTTTGCCAAGTTCTTTCATG GCTTCTCCTATGATAATGTTTAGCGCGGTTGGAGCGGCTGCTTTAGGAGCAAGACAACTAATTAAATCTTGGCAAGCATTTAAAGCTGCTCCTCGAGTTCGGAGATTTTATCCGGGCGGATTTGAGACCACCATGACCAGACGTGAGGCTGCTCTGATTCTGGGAGTTAg GGAGAGTGCTGTTGTTGAGAAGATAAAGGAGGCTCACAGGAGAGTGATGGTGGCCAATCATCCTGATGCTGGTGGTAGCCATTATCTTGCTTCAAAGATTAATGAGGCCAAGGAGATTTTGATGGGAAGGAAGAAGGGGGCGTCTGACTCTGCATTCTAG